GGGAATGACCACCCCGGTGCTTCGCACCACCCCTCCACGGGAGGGGAATTTAAATTCGGGGACGGTTCTTGAATTGAATGGGCAATTGCCCATTCAATTCAAGAACCGTCCCCGTTTTTACCCGTTTTTAATGGCGGTAAGGACTCGGTCTTTTCCGGCCAGATCCTGCAGCACAAGGACCTGGCTGAAAGCTCCTCCCGCCCGGATCAGTTGGGCAACGCCTTCGGCTTGATCCCAACCGGTTTCCAATGCCAGCATTCCGCCGGGGGCCAGCACTTGGGCCGCTTGCGGAATCAGGCGGCGGTAAACCTCTAAGCCGTCGGGTCCGCCATCCAGGGCCAGGGCTGGTTCATAAGCCAGCTCCCGCTGTAAACCAGCCAGCTGGCCGGTGGGGATATAGGGCGGGTTAGATACCACTGCCTCCAGCCGGGGTGGCAGGGAGAGCTCTTCCCCACGGGTCAGCCAGGGAGACAAGAGGTCCCCCTCAATAAAGACAACCTCAGCCTTCAGGGCGGAGGCGTTTTTTTTTGCCCTGTCAAGGGCTGCCGGGGACAGGTCAGATGCGTAAACATTAATGCCTGGCAAATAGTGGGCCAGGCTGATGGCAATGGCACCGCTGCCTGTACCCACATCCACCAGGGACAGGGGCCGGCTCTGCTGACGACAGAAATTTAATACAGCCTCGACCAGCATTTCCGTTTCCGGCCTGGGAATCAAAACTCCCGGCGCGACAGCAAAAGGAAGGGACATAAATTCCTTGTACCCGGTAATGTACTGCAAGGGGTAACCATTAATTCTCAGATCGATATCTGCAAAATACTTCATTCTTGCTTCGGGGTTCAGAGGTTCCGGCAGCCTGGCTAAGAGGGCGGAGCGGGTCCACCCCAGGCTGTGGGCCAGGAGCACCTCCGCCTCCAACCTGGCCCCGGGGATTCCCGCATGGCCGATGCGGTGTTTTCCCCACAACAGCGTCCCTTTAACCGTATCCTGATCAAGGGATTTGCATGCGGTGTGTCCCGTACATGAAGCAGGAGACAAGAGGCAGGAAGCTGGATGGATAAGTGGCTTTTGGTCCCAAGTATCTGGTTTCTGTCTCCTGCTTCCTGCGTCCTGAATGGTGTATCCCGTACATGAAGTAAGAGACAAGAGGCAGGAAGCTGGATGGATAAGTGGCTTTTGGTCCCAAGTATCTGGTTCCTGTCTCCTGCTTCCTGCGTCCTGAATGGTGTGTTCCCTTTCCATTAATCCACCTTCTTCAGCTTTTCCGCCTGTTCGGTGGTAATCAAAGCCTGCATCATTTCCTCCAGATCGCCTTCCAGGAACATTTCCAGCCGGTGGAGGGTAAGACCGATGCGATGGTCAGTGACCCGCCCTTGGGGATAATTATAAGTGCGGATCCGTTCACTGCGGTCGCCGCTGCCTACCTGCAGGCGGCGGGCATTGGCCATTTCTCCCTGTTGCTCAGACTGTGCCTTTTCCAACAGCCTGGCCCGCAAGACCTTCATCGCCCGCTCCTTGTTTTTGTGTTGAGATTTTTCATCCTGACAGGAAACAACTATGCCCGAAGGCAGGTGAGTGATCCGTACTGCCGACTGGGTGGTGTTGACAGACTGGCCCCCATGGCCGCTGGCACAGAAGACGTCAATGCGAATGTCATCGGGACTGACCTGGACCTCCACTTCTTCTGCCTCAGGCAGAACCGCCACCGTTGCCGCAGAAGTATGAATCCGGCCGCTGGATTCCGTAGCCGGCACCCGCTGCACCCTGTGGACGCCGCTTTCAAACTTCAGCTTGCTGTACGCCCCCCGGCCGGCCAATTCGAAAACAACTTCTTTGAACCCTCCCAGGTCAGTGGGGTTGGAGTTCAGGACCTCAGTTTTCCAGCCCTGCTTCTCCGCAAAGCGGGCATACATTCTGAACAAAACCCCCGCAAATAAGGCTGCCTCCTCGCCGCCGGTACCAGCGCGGATCTCCATGATCACATTCTTTTCATCATTGGGGTCTTTCGGCAAGAGCAAAACCCGGAGCTGTTGAAAGAGAGCCGTTTCCTTCTCTTCCAGCCCGGCCAGTTCCGCCACCACCATTTCCCGGAAGTCTGGTTCAAGTTTATCTTGGAGGAGCAGCAAGGCCTCTTCTTTTGCTGCCAGCACTTTTTTATACTGCCGGAAGGCTTCAGTTACCGGTGCCAAGCCCGCATGGATTTTGGCATGTTTCTGATATTGAACATGGTCTGCAATAACTTCCGGGTCTGCCAGCAGGTTGGTAAGCTGTTCATACCTGTCTTCAATTTGTTGGAGTTTGCCTAACATGATTTCACCTCCTAGGATCTGCAAAACCAATAGCTATTTTGCCTGGATTCATACCCCCTAAATCAGGCTGGCTGGTGGAGGGTTGCCTTTTCCGCCCTTTTCTCCTGATTTAAGACTTCTTCCATCGCTTTTATCGCAACCTCAACCTGAGAGTCGTCCGGCGGACGAGTAGTTAGCCGCTGCAGCCACAGGCCGGGGGTGATCAGCAGTTTTACCAGCGGAGATCTGGTATGCCTGCTGGACCATTTTAAGATCTCATAGCCCATACCCGCAATCAAAGGCAGCAGGGCCAGCCGGGATACCACCCTGAACATGAGGTTAGGGGTCTGCAGGGTGGAGTAGACAAAAATAGTCAGGACCATTACCAGCAAAAGGAAGGCGGTCCCGCAGCGCGGGTGCAGGGAGCTGTGCCGCTTAGCGTTTTCCACCGTCAGTTCTTCCCCGGCTTCATAGGCATGAATTACTTTATGCTCTGCTCCATGGTATTGAAATACCCGCTGGATATCCTTAATACGCGAAATAACAATTACATAAAGCACAAACATTGTGATGCGGATGATCCCCTCGGTCAGGTTCTGCCAAACACCCCCGCCGACGAACCCTTTTAAATAAAAGGCCGCGGTGGT
This region of Syntrophomonadaceae bacterium genomic DNA includes:
- the prmC gene encoding peptide chain release factor N(5)-glutamine methyltransferase, producing MEREHTIQDAGSRRQEPDTWDQKPLIHPASCLLSLTSCTGYTIQDAGSRRQKPDTWDQKPLIHPASCLLSPASCTGHTACKSLDQDTVKGTLLWGKHRIGHAGIPGARLEAEVLLAHSLGWTRSALLARLPEPLNPEARMKYFADIDLRINGYPLQYITGYKEFMSLPFAVAPGVLIPRPETEMLVEAVLNFCRQQSRPLSLVDVGTGSGAIAISLAHYLPGINVYASDLSPAALDRAKKNASALKAEVVFIEGDLLSPWLTRGEELSLPPRLEAVVSNPPYIPTGQLAGLQRELAYEPALALDGGPDGLEVYRRLIPQAAQVLAPGGMLALETGWDQAEGVAQLIRAGGAFSQVLVLQDLAGKDRVLTAIKNG
- the prfA gene encoding peptide chain release factor 1 gives rise to the protein MLGKLQQIEDRYEQLTNLLADPEVIADHVQYQKHAKIHAGLAPVTEAFRQYKKVLAAKEEALLLLQDKLEPDFREMVVAELAGLEEKETALFQQLRVLLLPKDPNDEKNVIMEIRAGTGGEEAALFAGVLFRMYARFAEKQGWKTEVLNSNPTDLGGFKEVVFELAGRGAYSKLKFESGVHRVQRVPATESSGRIHTSAATVAVLPEAEEVEVQVSPDDIRIDVFCASGHGGQSVNTTQSAVRITHLPSGIVVSCQDEKSQHKNKERAMKVLRARLLEKAQSEQQGEMANARRLQVGSGDRSERIRTYNYPQGRVTDHRIGLTLHRLEMFLEGDLEEMMQALITTEQAEKLKKVD
- a CDS encoding DUF1385 domain-containing protein yields the protein MTKKFQYGGQALIEGVMMRGAKQMAIAVRRPSGDILVESSQISSLAEKLPLLKLPLLRGVLALVESLVIGVRALTFSANMAVGEEEEELSKGELALTILLAIGLAVVLFIIIPTTAAFYLKGFVGGGVWQNLTEGIIRITMFVLYVIVISRIKDIQRVFQYHGAEHKVIHAYEAGEELTVENAKRHSSLHPRCGTAFLLLVMVLTIFVYSTLQTPNLMFRVVSRLALLPLIAGMGYEILKWSSRHTRSPLVKLLITPGLWLQRLTTRPPDDSQVEVAIKAMEEVLNQEKRAEKATLHQPA